In Camelus bactrianus isolate YW-2024 breed Bactrian camel chromosome 18, ASM4877302v1, whole genome shotgun sequence, one DNA window encodes the following:
- the SPNS1 gene encoding protein spinster homolog 1, which yields MSGSDTTPFLSQADDTNDGPVPGTPAMPGSMGIPKSEDPEVPVREGLQRITGLSSGRSALIVAVLCYINLLNYMDRFTVAGVLPDIEQFFDIGDSSSGLIQTVFISSYMVLAPVFGYLGDRYNRKYLMCGGIAFWSLVTLGSSFIPREQFWLLLLTRGLVGVGEASYSTIAPTLIADLFVADQRSRMLSVFYFAIPVGSGLGYIAGSKVKDVAGDWHWALRVTPGLGVVAVVLLFLVVREPPRGAVERHSNSPPLNPTSWWADLRALSRNPSFILSSLGFTAVAFVTGSLALWAPAFLLRSRVVLGETPPCLPGDSCSSSDSLIFGLITCLTGVLGVGLGVEISRRLRRSNPRADPLVCAAGLLGSAPFLFLALACARGSIVATYIFIFIGETLLSMNWAIVADILLYVVIPTRRSTAEAFQIVLSHLLGDAGSPYLIGVISDRLRRDWPPSFLSEFRALQFSLMLCAFVGALGGAAFLGTAIFIESDRCRAQLHVQGLLHEAGPADDRIVVPQRGRSTRVPVSSVLI from the exons ATGTCCGGGTCCGACACCACGCCCTTCCTCAGCCAGGCAGATGACACGAACGACGGGCCGGTGCCTGGTACTCCGGCGATGCCGGGGTCCATGGGGATCCCGAAGTCCGAGGATCCCGAGGTCCCGGTCCGGGAGGGACTGCAGCGCATCACGGGCTTGTCTTCGGGCCGTTCGGCTCTTATAGTGGCCGTGCTGTGCTACATCAACCTCCTCAACTACATGGACCGCTTCACCGTGGCTG GCGTCCTTCCGGACATTGAGCAGTTCTTTGACATCGGAGACAGTAGCTCCGGCCTCATCCAGACCG TGTTCATCTCCAGTTACATGGTGTTGGCACCTGTGTTTGGCTACCTGGGTGACAGGTACAATCGGAAGTATCTCATGTGTGGGGGCATTGCCTTCTGGTCCCTGGTGACACTGGGGTCGTCCTTCATCCCCAGAGAG CAATTCTGGCTGCTCCTCCTGACCCGGGGCCTGGTGGGGGTCGGAGAGGCTAGTTACTCCACCATCGCGCCCACCCTCATCGCTGACCTGTTCGTGGCAGACCAGCGGAGTCGGATGCTCAGTGTGTTCTACTTTGCCATCCCAGTGGGCAG tgGTCTGGGTTACATTGCAGGCTCCAAAGTGAAGGATGTGGCTGGGGACTGGCACTGGGCTCTGAGG GTGACACCAGGTCTGGGAGTTGTGGCTGTTGTGCTGCTGTTCCTGGTTGTTCGGGAGCCGCCAAGGGGAGCTGTGGAGCGCCACTCAAACTCACCACCCCTGAACCCGACCTCCTGGTGGGCAGATCTGAGGGCTCTGTCAAGAAA TCCTAGTTTCATCCTGTCTTCCCTTGGTTTCACTGCTGTGGCCTTTGTCACGGGCTCCCTGGCTCTTTGGGCTCCTGCTTTCTTGCTGCGTTCCCGTGTGGTCTTGGGAGAGACCCCACCCTGCCTTCCTGGAGactcctgctcctcctctgacag cctcaTCTTCGGGCTCATCACCTGCCTGACCGGGGTCCTGGGTGTGGGCCTGGGTGTGGAGATCAGCCGCCGTCTCCGCCGCTCCAACCCCCGGGCTGACCCGCTGGTTTGTGCTGCTGGCCTCCTGGGCTCTGCACCCTTCCTGTTCCTGGCCCTCGCCTGCGCCCGTGGTAGCATCGTGGCCACCTAT attttcatttttattggagAGACTCTGCTGTCCATGAACTGGGCCATTGTGGCTGACATTCTGCTG TACGTAGTGATCCCCACACGACGCTCCACCGCCGAAGCCTTCCAGATTGTGCTGTCCCACCTGCTGGGTGATGCTGGGAGCCCCTACCTCATCGGCGTG ATCTCCGACCGCCTCCGCCGGGACTGGCCCCCCTCCTTCTTGTCTGAGTTCCGGGCCCTGCAGTTCTCGCTCATGCTCTGCGCCTTCGTCGGGGCTCTGGGTGGTGCGGCCTTCCTGGGTACCGCCATCTTCATCGAGAGCGACCGCTGCCGGGCGCAGCTGCACGTGCAGG GTCTATTGCATGAGGCCGGGCCCGCCGATGACCGTATTGTGGTGCCCCAGCGAGGCCGCTCCACCCGGGTCCCTGTGTCCAGTGTGCTCATCTGA